The following are encoded in a window of Halosimplex halophilum genomic DNA:
- a CDS encoding formyltetrahydrofolate deformylase, whose amino-acid sequence MTRELTEIVVVGDDDTGLIAEVTSLLFERNINIEDLDQAVRDGVFRMTMRVDTSEMIVKEETLRENLHELGDDLGVDVQVRFPDDRETQQIAVLVTKESHCLEAIFEAWASGDLGADVEVVIGNHSDLQPLAEKYDVPFHDIGDEKGTPDEDELLELLDEYDTDLVVLARYMRILSPDVVFRYEDRIINVHPSLLPAFPGASAYMQAIEEGVRIAGVTAHYVTTDLDQGPIITQRAFNVPDDATEAELQEIGQPLEAEALLEAIDLHLNDEVTVHRGRTRLRDPEETDAQLGAPEDLDRANPDRPIDGLGEYVADQDDEQEAEADD is encoded by the coding sequence ATGACCCGGGAGCTGACCGAGATCGTCGTCGTCGGCGACGACGACACGGGACTCATCGCCGAGGTCACCTCGCTGCTGTTCGAGCGCAACATCAACATCGAGGACCTGGACCAGGCGGTCCGCGACGGCGTCTTCCGGATGACGATGCGCGTCGACACTTCCGAGATGATCGTCAAGGAGGAGACGCTGCGGGAGAACCTCCACGAACTGGGGGACGACCTCGGCGTCGACGTGCAGGTCCGATTCCCCGACGACCGCGAGACTCAGCAGATCGCCGTACTGGTCACGAAGGAGTCCCACTGCCTGGAGGCCATCTTCGAGGCGTGGGCCAGCGGCGACCTCGGGGCGGACGTGGAAGTGGTGATCGGGAACCACTCCGACCTGCAACCGCTGGCGGAGAAGTACGACGTGCCGTTCCACGACATCGGCGACGAGAAGGGCACCCCCGACGAGGACGAACTGCTCGAATTGCTGGACGAGTACGACACCGATCTGGTGGTGCTGGCCCGCTACATGCGGATCCTCAGCCCCGACGTGGTCTTCCGCTACGAGGACCGCATCATCAACGTCCACCCCTCCCTGCTGCCGGCGTTCCCCGGCGCCTCGGCCTACATGCAGGCCATCGAGGAGGGCGTCCGCATCGCTGGCGTCACCGCCCACTACGTGACGACGGACCTCGACCAGGGGCCGATCATCACCCAGCGGGCGTTCAACGTCCCCGACGACGCCACCGAGGCGGAGCTCCAGGAGATCGGCCAGCCCCTCGAAGCCGAGGCGCTGCTGGAGGCCATCGACCTGCACCTCAACGACGAGGTGACGGTCCACCGCGGGCGGACGAGGCTGCGCGACCCCGAGGAGACCGACGCGCAGCTCGGCGCGCCCGAGGACCTCGACCGGGCCAACCCAGACCGACCCATCGACGGGCTCGGCGAGTACGTCGCCGACCAGGACGACGAGCAGGAAGCCGAAGCCGACGACTGA